The DNA region GGTTTTAGCCGCATTCAAGATAGCTTTCCTGGTAAAGCAAGACGCTATATTGTGCAATTACGCAGTCATCAAGGTGTAGATGCGGGGCTGGTTTCTGATAATTACGAACCTGGAGTATTACTGTGGTTAGAAAACCTTAATTATACCGATAACAATGTGTCAGAACATGAAGGTGAAGGTTTGATTGGTGTAATTGATGCTGACCAAAATTTGATTGGTACTCAGTCAACCGATATTCAAATTCGCGATGCTGCATTTAGTTTATACCCTCAAAGTGCTTATTACGGTGACAGTTATTTGGGGGCGGAGTCTCTATTTGATGATAGTACTGACTACAGTGCGCCATTAAAACCACAGGCAGGTATGATATTGCCTGAACTAGGTTTTACCATGCAGGTGACGGAGCAAGCCAGCAACAGTAGTACCGCGACGGTTGAATTTGCCTTGGCTGACAGTAGCATATTACCAACCGTGACTCTTGATGCTGACATTACGGCTCAAGTTACTGGTGCTGATGTGAACTTTAGTGTGGTTGTCAGTGGCGGCAGTAATTACACTTATGCATGGTCGTTTGGGGAAGCTAATGCAATCAGTACAGATGCTGCACCAAGCTATACATATTCCGCATCAGGTGACTATAACGTCAGTGTATTAGTCACCGATGGTGCGGGTAATACGGTGACAGCGACAGAAAGCGTAAGTGTAGTTATTGCGACAACACCAACGTCTACTGAAACCTCTACTGAAACTAATGACGATAGTAGCGGAGGAAGTATAGGCTGGTTAAGTGTGCTGATGCTTGGTTTACTCGGCTATTACCGCAAACGGATTTAATACCACGGATGTAATAACAAAACGCCCATTAAAGGGCGTTTTTTTTGTTTTAGGTAAACAAGATTTTATTAACGAGATTGGATTAACTTAATACATTAGATTAGGCACTTTTATTAATATACTCGACAGCTGCAGGTAGAAATATTTCACTAACAATAAGCTGTGAGTTGTATACATTGAAGTAGCGTCTCCGGCCCCATAAGCTATGATTCACTTGCTGATTTAAGCTGTTGGCTAATGCCGCCAAACGGCCACAGGTTTCAAATTGGGCTACTTCAATGTTACCAGGAGTTATATCTGGGCTGCTAAATAACAATTCACCCAAAGGTCGAGTGCCAAGGCCGGTAAAATCGTTATGCTGGGATTGAACGCCTAAAATTGTTTGTGGGATGAGTGTACGGGCAAATACCCACGGAATACCGTCAAGGCACAATAATACTTCGCGGATCCAAACAGGATCAGTCTGGGTAGGAAATTCATCAGCTAGAGGCGCAAGTAAATGCTCACCTAACACTTTTACTTCAAAGTGTTTACAGTGTGTCTTGAGGCGCTGGGTTAAACTTCCTGTGGCTAATAACCATTCTTTTAGCGGACTATGGGGCAAAGAATCGATTTTTTGTGGCGAAAACCAATGAATTGATTCACCATAAGGAAAGCTAATACTGGTCACGTTCATCTAAAACTCGTTACAATATATCTCAACGGCAATAGTCTATCATGGCAAAGATGATCAAACACTCCTAAGGGGGTGAACTACATGGCTTATTTAATTAACGTTCCACATTAACGGAGTTTATCTCACTATGAAAAAATTGGTTTCAACGTTAGTTATGTTGTGCTGTTTCGCATTTAGTGTTTATGCAGCAGATGAGAAAGTTGAAGAGAAGCAAGTTGCAGATGAAAAAGTTGCAGAAAAACAAGTGACCGAGGATTACGCATACTATGGGTTTGAGCCAGACATTGTCACTAATTATATTTCAAACCGCAAAAAGTTAGGTTTTGTTAAGATCAGTATTGAATTGATGGTAAAAAATCCCGATGATTTGGTTATCTTAGAACACCATGATCCTTTATTACGTTCGGCGATAGTTGAAATATTAGGCAATCAATCTGAAGATAAAGTGAAATCGTTATCTGGGCGAGAAGAAATTCGCCGTGAATGTTATAAAACGCTCAATCTTCTTATGGAAAAAGAAGTAGGGCGTTCGGTTGTGGTTAACTTATTATTTACTAAGTATTTATACGATTAATGACCCGTTCAACCACCAAGCCTAGGCGAGCAAAGCATAACGTCACTAAGCGCTTGCCAAATAAATCGGCAGCCGTAAAACCTGTACTATCAAAAGCATTACATCCACGTAATGCTCATCAACAAGGTTATGACTTTGCTGCCCTCATCAGCACAATGCCTGTACTCGCGACTTTTGTACGGCCAAACCCTTATGGTAATCCATCGATTGATTTTGCTGATCCTAAAGCAGTAAAAAGCCTCAATGCGGCATTATTGTTGAGTGAGTATCATATTCGTGATTGGGATATTCCTGAAGGGTATCTATGCCCACCAGTGCCAGGGCGAGTAGACTATATACATTACATTGCTGATTTGTTGGCTGTAAAAGGTAAAGTGATTAAAGGGGCAAGTATTCGTGGATTAGATATTGGTACCGGTGCCAATGGTATTTATCCGTTGTTGGGTATCCAAACCTACGGTTGGCAGTTTGTTGCGTCAGATATTGACCCTATATCGATAGATAATGTAGCCAAAATTGCGCAGAACAATCCTAATATTGCGACTAAATTGCAGCTAAGACTACAGCATCAACCAGAACATATTTTTAAGGGAATCATTGCGCCAGATGAACGATTTGATGTCACTTTGTGTAATCCACCATTTCATCGCTCACTCGCTGAAGCATCTATGGGCTCATTGCGAAAAACCAATAACTTAGCTAAAAGTCAGCAACAAAAACATGGTCAGCAATCGAAAAAGTTGATAGCGGGTAAAACTCAACCGACACTTAATTTTGGTGGTCAAAAAGCGGAGTTATGGTGTGAAGGTGGCGAGCAACAATTTTTGGCTAACATGATCACGCAAAGCCATGAGTATGCAAACCAAGTGTTATGGTTCACCTCATTAATATCAAAGTCAGAAAACCTCAAACCTTGTTATCAATTACTTAAACAGGTGAACGCAGTTGAGGTGAAAACCATTGAGATGACTCAAGGAAATAAAGTGACCCGCATTTTAGCTTGGAGTTTTTTAACCCCAACATTGCGTCAAAAATGGGCCACATTGCGGAGTTAATCTTTTTTTACATCAAAAGTGACGGTTTCACTACCGTGGTATATCAAAAAATGTCGACCTTTAGCACGAGCGATTATCGTTATTCCCATTTTCTGAGCTAAGTCCAAACCCATTTGGGTTACACCACTGCGCGACAGTAGTACGGGTATTCCCATCTTGGCGACTTTAATGACCATTTCTGATGTAAGTCTACCCGTGGTGTAGAAAATCTTATCATGTCCCGATTGTTGATCTAACCACATATCACCTGCTAAGGTATCTACTGCATTGTGACGGCCTACATCTTCAACAAAAGCTAAGATGTTTTCGTCTTGGCATATGCCGCAACCATGGACAGCTCCTGCATTTTTGTAGGTTTCGTTGTAATCGCTTATGTTACTGAGCAAGGCATAGATGGTTGATTGCTTAAGTGATGGTGTTGGTAAATCAATATCATCTAACCCAAGTAAAAAACCTCCGTAAACCGTACCCTGACCACAACCGGATGTGACAGTTTTTTCAGATAGTTGTTGTTCAATATCCTCTGATACCTCTTTGGTAATTACCGCAGCGGAGCTGACATCCCAATCTACAATAACGGACTCTAATAGGCTTAAATCACTAATAAACCCTTGGTTTTTTAAATAACCAAGAGTCAGAGACTCTGGTTTTGCACCTAATGTCATTAACGTCACGATAGGGCGCCAATTTAAATACAAGGTTAAGGGACGTTCACAAGCAACGAATTTATCAACTACCTGACCTTGCTCGTTTATGGCTTTGACAGGAATGGTAAGTGGTACCTGAGTATTGGTTTTAACAAACTTTATCGCGTTGTGCTGCTTGGCGGTTGCAGAAACAGATTGAGTCATAAACAGCTTAGCCTCTAATAGGTATTTATTGATGGTAATAATAGGTGTGTTGAGTTACTTGATCACTTAAATAGCATAGCAATTATTATTCCCAAAATTGTAAACTACTTACCTAAGCGTGATCTGACGCAAGTCTTGTTAAACTCAGCGTTTTTGACGTGTATATATGTCCCACCTAGTATTGCACTATGGACATATTGTCCTATTCTTAATAGGTGTTTCGGGATCTAGTTCAAAGTTAGTTTTACTTTTTAGTTGGCATCAATTTTGCTGCTATTAACCATTAGAGTGTATTCCAATACACATATTCATGTCAGAGGTAAGCATCACCATGCAACATACCGACACACTTTGGCCAATGTATGTTTCACTAAAAAAAGTGCAAACCCAAGTAGGACGCTGGACTTCAGTCCGTTGGGAGCTTGACCAAATGATTCCAGCAACACAAGAGCAGCCAGAAAATTCGGTTTTAGTTCCATTGGAATTATACAAAGATCAACGTGGTAGCTATCGTATTAACCTGGATATGGATAATTCAACGCTTTTTATCGTGTGTGACGAACTGATTGATGGAACATGGGTTCCGGCAATGGTTTCTGCCGACCAACACGTTAGCGCGGGTTGTCTTGAGTCAGATACTCCAGTACTCAATATTCCAATGCCTAGCGCTATAGCTTGTTGGATCGAAGCCTTCATCACCCGCCATGGCGAGGTTGAGATTAGCGCCCATCGACGTAAACATGTTAACCGTCGTAAAAATGAAGGCCCGAGCGCAAACCGCACAGGGAAAATACAATGAATGATAAATCTGAGGGCCTTCTTAATCGTTGGGAACTTAGGCGTCAACGGGTTGCTGAAGAGGCTGAGCAAGAAGCATTGCTACAGCAAGCACAAGCACACGCTGATGAAATTAGCACTCCCACAACAGAGTCGACTCAAGACGTTAGTACAATAGACTTAAAGTCTGATGAAGCTTTAGAGTCTGAACCATTACCCGATCCAAGTACCATAGAAGTCGGCGGCAGCTTTGCTCGTTTTATGGCTAAAAGTGTTGATCCAACGACTAAAGCTGCTGCACTAAGAGCGTTATGGAAGCAGCCGCAATATGGTCACATTGATGGGCTAATCGAATATGCGCTGGATTATACCAATCAGCCGTTATTATCAGCGGATGTTTCAGCCGAACTAGCCAGTAAAGTATTTCGCTATGTTGTTGAAAAAGAACTGCCTGAGCCAGAATTAGAAGCTGACTTAGCGCCAACAGATTTAAGTTCAACGGAGTTAGCACAAGCTGAGATCGATGAGCAAACCGATTTAGAAGTAGATGAAGAGCTAAACGTGTTAGCTGATGAAAATGAACAACAGATTGTGGCGATATCGCCTGAAGAACAACCGCTTAGTCAGAATGATGACCTGATAAAGCAAGCTGCCGTCAGTGATGAGGCGAAAGCGTAATAACGACAGTCACTCATGATGTGACCTAGATAAAATCGTTATTTAAAGATTATAGAAAGAGTTATTGTCAATTAATGACGAGCAATAAGCGTGAACAGTGAACTGAGCTATCACTGTTAATGAGGTATAAAAACCGAGAATTGGGAACGCAATGAGTATCAGAAAAAACCAGCCACAGCTGAAACAAGCACGACAACAGGTGATGGCAAGTACGCAGATTTTGCAAAATTTAATACCACCCACTGTCAGCTATACGACCAAGGGACATGTGCTCATTATTGGGCCTGAAGATCTTGCGCGATTAGCGGCAGACAAATTGTCCACTATGGCAAGCCGAGTCATTTTAGCTAATGAAGCGATCACTAGCCAAGATGAAGCCCACCTTGAAGCTGTGATGAATGCGGCCACTGATGTTGAAAGTTACTACAACAAGTTGGCTAGCGTAAAAGGGTTTCTAGGACAATTTCAAGTCAAAATTGAAGGTGAAAATGGCATAGCAGACTTAAGTGTTGTTGCCATTCGTCAAGCGCATTTTGATATTGTGCTCGATTTAAGCCATAGCCCATGTATCAACCTCGAAATGCTGCCTCCAGGATATTTTTATGTTGGCCAAGACACAGCGTTACTCGCTGACGCCATTGCCAATATTCCTGATTTAATTGGTGAGTTTGATAAGCCGCGCTATGTAAGGGTGAACAGTGATATTTGTGCCCATGACAAACATGGTCTAAGCGGTTGTAACCGTTGTTTAAATTTTTGCCCTGCGGATGCCATTAGCAGCGTAGCGTATAAAATTGAAATCGATCCTTATCTTTGCCATGGTGCAGGTAGTTGTACAAATGCGTGCCCAACAGGGGCGCTAAGCTACGATTTACCTACCCCAGCATCACTGCATACCTATCTCGAAAAGTTAGTCAGTCGTTATCGCCAAGAAGCGCAAACCGCTCCAGTTATTTTATTTCATGATAACGAAGCGGGTGCCGAATTGGTTACTGAGCAGTTAAGCGGTGACGTGTTACCTGTTGCAATGGAAGAAATCACCGTAGCAAGTATTGATCATTGGTTGGCTGCACTGGCTTATGGTGCGCGTGAAATTTTAATCTTACAAACGCCTCAAACTGCACCTACATTGCTGCAAATGCTAAAAGGTGAGTCAACATTGGCGAATCGTATTCTTGACCAAATGGGCCAACCACAACGGATACGTCTTATTACCCCGTCAGAGCTAAACCAATTAGATAATAATTTAGCCGTTAGCATAGCTTGGCCAGTAATAATGCCAATGACCTTAAATGCTATCGAACCTAATACCAATGTAAAACGCAGTATTGTATTCCAAGCTATCGATCATCTTAATAGCCAGGCTGCAGCAGTCGATGATGTGTTAACAATGGCTAATATTCCATACGGTATGGTAAGCATAAACAGCGACAAGTGCACATTATGTATGTCATGTGTTGCCACTTGTCCAACCCAAGCGTTAATGGATGGCGGTGATACTCCGGCACTTAAGTTTGTTGAGCAAGATTGTGTTCAATGTGGCTTATGTGAATCTGCCTGTCCTGAAAAAGTGATTAGTTTAGTACCACAAATCAACTTTAATCAATCAGCAAGACAACAAGTCCAAATGTTAAAGGAAGAGCCTCCATTTGAATGTATTCGATGTGGTAGTGAGTTTGCGACCCAATCAATGATACATAAAATAATTGAGATGGTGGGAACACATAGCGCGTTTAGCGCCAATATTGAGCGTTTACAAATGTGTGGCGATTGCCGTGTAAAAGACATGTTTGAAGACATCCTTGACGATCCAGAAAAGCAATTGCAATAAGAGATCTGCTATGACAGAAACAGTAAGACAAATAAGTGAGAATGATCAGTTAAGAGCCGATATCTATCAATTATTAGCTGCATTACTCCGCCGTCAACCTAGTACTGAATTATTAGCTTTTTTAGCTAATTTAGAGGTAGAAGCCCAGGATGGCAATACCATGAGCCATGCATGGATTGCGTTAAAAGAGACCGCCGCAAACAGTGATACTGATACTTTAGAAGATGAATATTTTGATATATTTTTAGGTGTTGGCAGTGGTCAAATTATGCCTTATGGCAGTTGGTTTATGACCGGTTCTTTAATGGATAAGCCTTTAGCTGCCTTGCGTAGTGACCTAATGCAACTGGGTTTTGAACGTGAAGATAACGTTAAAGAACCAGAGGATCATGTCGCTGCCTTATGCGAAGTAATGGGTTGCTTGATTTTAGAGGCGCCAGGTTATCGTCAATTGGCATTTTATCAACGCCATATGGCAAGTTGGATTATACGTTTTTGTGACAATTTAGCTAAAACGCCAAGTGCCCGTTTTTACCTAAGTGTCGCGCAACTAGCTAAAGCATTTTTTATTGCTGAAGCAGATGAATTTGAACAGCTGAGTTTAGATATTCCGGTGAATTGTCCAGGCAGTGCTGACTTAGATCCGGTTGAAGACGAGATTGTACAAATTAACTAAATCGGATGATGGCTTACCAGCCTCATCTTTTTATCAACAAGGAGACAATATGAAGAAGCAAGCTTCCGACATGGGTCGTCGCCAAATGCTAAAAGCATTAGCGCTCGGCAGTGCGGCAGGTGCTGTGGCTAGTGTCAGTGCACCCGCACTTGCCCAAGTCACTAAACCGTCTACAGAAGAGCCTACGGGCAGTAATTATCGCGAAACAGAGCATATTCGTAACTACTATGCTTCGTTAACCAAATAACAGAGGAGAGTGTGTGATGCGATTAACCCGCAAAACAGACACAGCCGTCAAAGCTGAAAAGTCGAGCCTAGGCCTTAACCGACGTCAATTCCTAAAGTCTGCCAGTTTGGCAGCTGGTGGTATTGCCGCGGCTTCAATGCTTGGTGCTGGAATGATGCGTCGTGCTGAAGCCAAAGATGTACCATACGATGCGCCAACTGAAATTAAACGAACTATTTGTTCACATTGTTCAGTGGGTTGTGGTGTATATGCCGAAGTTCAAAATGGAGTATGGACAGGGCAAGAGCCTGCGTTCGATC from Shewanella polaris includes:
- a CDS encoding TorD/DmsD family molecular chaperone, whose translation is MTETVRQISENDQLRADIYQLLAALLRRQPSTELLAFLANLEVEAQDGNTMSHAWIALKETAANSDTDTLEDEYFDIFLGVGSGQIMPYGSWFMTGSLMDKPLAALRSDLMQLGFEREDNVKEPEDHVAALCEVMGCLILEAPGYRQLAFYQRHMASWIIRFCDNLAKTPSARFYLSVAQLAKAFFIAEADEFEQLSLDIPVNCPGSADLDPVEDEIVQIN
- the rlmF gene encoding 23S rRNA (adenine(1618)-N(6))-methyltransferase RlmF, with translation MTRSTTKPRRAKHNVTKRLPNKSAAVKPVLSKALHPRNAHQQGYDFAALISTMPVLATFVRPNPYGNPSIDFADPKAVKSLNAALLLSEYHIRDWDIPEGYLCPPVPGRVDYIHYIADLLAVKGKVIKGASIRGLDIGTGANGIYPLLGIQTYGWQFVASDIDPISIDNVAKIAQNNPNIATKLQLRLQHQPEHIFKGIIAPDERFDVTLCNPPFHRSLAEASMGSLRKTNNLAKSQQQKHGQQSKKLIAGKTQPTLNFGGQKAELWCEGGEQQFLANMITQSHEYANQVLWFTSLISKSENLKPCYQLLKQVNAVEVKTIEMTQGNKVTRILAWSFLTPTLRQKWATLRS
- a CDS encoding DUF3306 domain-containing protein — translated: MNDKSEGLLNRWELRRQRVAEEAEQEALLQQAQAHADEISTPTTESTQDVSTIDLKSDEALESEPLPDPSTIEVGGSFARFMAKSVDPTTKAAALRALWKQPQYGHIDGLIEYALDYTNQPLLSADVSAELASKVFRYVVEKELPEPELEADLAPTDLSSTELAQAEIDEQTDLEVDEELNVLADENEQQIVAISPEEQPLSQNDDLIKQAAVSDEAKA
- a CDS encoding DUF3305 domain-containing protein, producing the protein MQHTDTLWPMYVSLKKVQTQVGRWTSVRWELDQMIPATQEQPENSVLVPLELYKDQRGSYRINLDMDNSTLFIVCDELIDGTWVPAMVSADQHVSAGCLESDTPVLNIPMPSAIACWIEAFITRHGEVEISAHRRKHVNRRKNEGPSANRTGKIQ
- a CDS encoding formate dehydrogenase accessory sulfurtransferase FdhD produces the protein MTQSVSATAKQHNAIKFVKTNTQVPLTIPVKAINEQGQVVDKFVACERPLTLYLNWRPIVTLMTLGAKPESLTLGYLKNQGFISDLSLLESVIVDWDVSSAAVITKEVSEDIEQQLSEKTVTSGCGQGTVYGGFLLGLDDIDLPTPSLKQSTIYALLSNISDYNETYKNAGAVHGCGICQDENILAFVEDVGRHNAVDTLAGDMWLDQQSGHDKIFYTTGRLTSEMVIKVAKMGIPVLLSRSGVTQMGLDLAQKMGITIIARAKGRHFLIYHGSETVTFDVKKD
- a CDS encoding chorismate--pyruvate lyase family protein — encoded protein: MNVTSISFPYGESIHWFSPQKIDSLPHSPLKEWLLATGSLTQRLKTHCKHFEVKVLGEHLLAPLADEFPTQTDPVWIREVLLCLDGIPWVFARTLIPQTILGVQSQHNDFTGLGTRPLGELLFSSPDITPGNIEVAQFETCGRLAALANSLNQQVNHSLWGRRRYFNVYNSQLIVSEIFLPAAVEYINKSA
- a CDS encoding flagellar basal body-associated protein FliL, which produces MKKLVSTLVMLCCFAFSVYAADEKVEEKQVADEKVAEKQVTEDYAYYGFEPDIVTNYISNRKKLGFVKISIELMVKNPDDLVILEHHDPLLRSAIVEILGNQSEDKVKSLSGREEIRRECYKTLNLLMEKEVGRSVVVNLLFTKYLYD
- a CDS encoding 4Fe-4S binding protein, giving the protein MSIRKNQPQLKQARQQVMASTQILQNLIPPTVSYTTKGHVLIIGPEDLARLAADKLSTMASRVILANEAITSQDEAHLEAVMNAATDVESYYNKLASVKGFLGQFQVKIEGENGIADLSVVAIRQAHFDIVLDLSHSPCINLEMLPPGYFYVGQDTALLADAIANIPDLIGEFDKPRYVRVNSDICAHDKHGLSGCNRCLNFCPADAISSVAYKIEIDPYLCHGAGSCTNACPTGALSYDLPTPASLHTYLEKLVSRYRQEAQTAPVILFHDNEAGAELVTEQLSGDVLPVAMEEITVASIDHWLAALAYGAREILILQTPQTAPTLLQMLKGESTLANRILDQMGQPQRIRLITPSELNQLDNNLAVSIAWPVIMPMTLNAIEPNTNVKRSIVFQAIDHLNSQAAAVDDVLTMANIPYGMVSINSDKCTLCMSCVATCPTQALMDGGDTPALKFVEQDCVQCGLCESACPEKVISLVPQINFNQSARQQVQMLKEEPPFECIRCGSEFATQSMIHKIIEMVGTHSAFSANIERLQMCGDCRVKDMFEDILDDPEKQLQ
- a CDS encoding formate dehydrogenase, which codes for MKKQASDMGRRQMLKALALGSAAGAVASVSAPALAQVTKPSTEEPTGSNYRETEHIRNYYASLTK